In the genome of Daucus carota subsp. sativus chromosome 9, DH1 v3.0, whole genome shotgun sequence, the window caaaaaaagtcactataacccaagaatatacacattcacactctacctatgtatatataaacaaaatttagtagatttaaaatttaaaaaaagtgtattagtatacatatacatatacatatatatatttggattttttttcgagtttcgggtttggatcgggtttggatcggattcggatttcgggtcgggtttcgatacggaatacctagtatccaaatccaaatccaaactcgttcgggtctaaaaatcaaatccaaatccaaaatatcgggttcggtaagatccattcgggtcgaaacggtcgggtatccattcgaATCAATTTTTTCTGCCATCCCTACGAAAGAATTCTCCATTGTACTTCTACTTCCTAAGTTATCTTCTTAGATCTCATCATAGAAAATTTTGCACTCAATATTTTTTCACTTTTCCCTCTTCTATTATTTGTTTCACCTTCTTTTTTATTCCCttcataatttatcattttatactCTCCAACCAAATAGACCACTAAAGACATGAAACTGTACTTGCATTTGCAAGAACCTCCTGTGCAGTGTTAACATTCATGTTTAGTTCTTAAATTACACAAGAATATACTACGGTCTGATAGTAACTTGTTCGAAGAAAAAACATCCCATTGTTCCTTGTTCTCACTGTTAAAATGGAAGAGCACACTAGTTTTCTGTACAAGATTAGCAAGTGTAACAGCAAATTACAGTTCAATCCCTTTCTTCCACTTTTAAGACtgacaaatatatttaagaaacaaGTTATTCAAAAGGACCTATAGTCTAATATCCTATAAGTTATTAATACTTGGAAGAAATGCAAACAGTTGCAAAAAGGATTTATTATATTCCAATATGTCACCATCCTTCCATTGATGGTAACAAAACAGTCAAGTAGATTCATATGCTGAAAAGAAAATAACCCAATCATATCACATTTAAGTATAAAAGAAATGTTAGCTTCAACATATTGCACAGAATAACTATTCAGACAAGTCCCAAGGAACTGAATACTCTATGCACTACTTAAAACATGCAACACACTCCAAAATTTAAAGATCCCTAGCAAATAgcctttaaaatataaaaagtactATTCTTAAATAAGTAAAATGTCAATATACAAACgcaaaaatgaaagaaatataTTAACTAGCTTCATACGATAAACTTAATTAACTCAAGATATAATGATGAACTATTTCAAATAAGCTTAGAAGAGAAGTTGTTACTTACCATATCGACCACAGTTTGGCTAGAGAGAAACTCAAAAACACCATCACTTGCCACGACAAAGAATGGATGATCAGGTGTCAGCTTAACAGTCTTTATCTCTGGGACAGCAAACACGCCAATCTTTTCAGCCAAACTATCCCCTACACTCCGTGTAAAGGCAGTTCCAGGATACATTGCATTCTGAACCCACAACCTTGGCGGGTCACTGCCCTCGGTCTCCTCATCACCCCACGTTTGAACAGTTGGATCCTTAAGTCCTTCCACTTGGTCAACACTCAAAACCCTGGCCCCCTCAAGCTTAACTCTTTCACATTCATCTTTCCGAAAGGGTGTCTGATCACAAGATAAATCTTCAGCAACAAGTTGATTACCTTTCTTTACAGCAATCACAGCTCTTGAATCACCAACATTGGCCACATAAAGCATATCACCAACAACAAGAACAGTAATAGCTGTTGTACCACTCATTGAATCATCTATTTCACTATCATGTAGTTCATCATTCGTTGCCAAAAACGCCGCATTATAGGCTTTAACAGGATCATCCACCAAAGTAGACTCCTTTAACAAGTTTTCAACCAACCTCCTCTTCACAAAATCCGCACATTGCCCTCCAGTTTGACCATGCCCATCAAACACTCCAAAGAAATGCACATTAGGATCCCCTTGCATACAAGTCCTAACACAAAAAGTATCTTGATTCTCCTTATTCAACATATCCGGATAGTATCCCCGTTGTGTGAGCACCGTATAATCCAACTCAAAATTATGGGAAGGCACTGGAACAGGCTCCACAGACCTATCTACAATTATATGTTTCCCTTGGCCATGATATGGAGAGTCCTTATCATCCGAAGCCCGCCCATCAGAAGACGAAGGATGCCCATCCGAATTCGATGTACATCTGCTACAACACTTCCCAAAAACACAACCCATGTTTCAATACAATCAAACAAGACCCAAAAACAAACAATTTCAATATGTACAACAAATGTTTGAGAAAAGTCCTAAATGAAAAGCACAAGATTATGAGCCAAACTTACACAATATACGCAGTTCTTGGTGAAAACGGTGAAACGGGCCCTCCAAGATTTTAACATTGCGACTGTTACCAAATGGGTTTTTGCAATTAATCCCCAATGATTGCCACACAATTGACAAAACCCGAGAGCCAAAAGCTCAAAAAAGgctaaatttttgaatttttaatcaaGAAAGTGTCAAGAAAAGAATAACCCATCAACAAGAAAAGATCAAGATCAAATTCGAAATAGAGACGTGAAATTCGGGGAAATCTTGAAGAAATCCCAAAGAAATAAGCAAAAGATACTAACTTTATgttttgatatcaaatattaatattcttgaaattTTGATTAAAGGTGAGGTTGATTTTGTGTTGATTGTTGGTGGGGCCAACAAAAAGATCTGTATTTTTTTACAGTAGAAATTGATCACGGCATTTATAAAAACCAATCAATTGATTTTAGGgataaacaaaagaaattgaggatgAAACCCTAgaaaattcaattaaaaaaaatctcagaATAATGTTTGTGTGTGTAACTGTGAGAAATAATGGTACATGTATGGGGAATTCACATAGATGCAGATGAATGTGAAGAAAACGACAATAAGAAATGatttgtgctttttctgtctttttttttttttttttgagttttgcTATTTATTTTGTTGCTCTTGTGTAATTATTTAGAAAGTACAGATCAGATATATTTATTacagttttaaaagttttataaTAGTTGTGTGTTATCTGTAAATTGACTGTTTAAGGCTAATTATTGTAATAAAACAGTTCAAATTTCACCATTTGGCTATTTTGCTAAAAATCTGTATTGAAATGTGAGGTTATTAATCGGTACCGCATGATTCTGATGGATGGACTTGACGTCGGCCTAATGTGTGTTTTTGGAAGTTTCGTTTGGTTTGAGAATatgaaaaggaaaataaaaataataaagtttGACACCTTGCTCCCCACAAAAAGCAGAAACAACTCACAAGTGTCTCCATCTCAAACTTTCAATTACCTTCTCAGCCCATATAGATTTAAaccaataatttataatttatggtAACTTTACATGACAAGTGTtaacaaatgaaaattttgagacatattttaatatatttttgatgtaattttgaaaattttgaaatcagAAGTTGTTCATCGTTATGAGTACTTAAATcttgatattttgatataagATATTTTCTTAGTGTAAtcgataaataaattaaattgaaaaGACTAGTGAAGTGGGTTATGAGTTTGCTTAGGTAGTAATAACTTGAATCGCACATGAATTTGAGAATGGGAGGTTGATGGCTTTATATTACCTCAGATGCAAGTGTATTGCACAACTACTGAGGTGTGTGCTTCATGTAAATGTGCATGGTATTATCATGTGCCTCACGAGCGTCGCCGCCTAACCTCGTCATGACTCTAGTCGAAGGGCGAATGTCTTGGCGTCTCACGTATGCGAGTGTCTTAAGTGATGAATTTTTTCATCCAAtggaattaaaaataattataaatttaatattattttagtgtGAATGTTAATCAGAATTTTTtgcatattatatatacaaaaattgtGTCAGTTATAGAAAATCGTAACTGATGTGTTGGTAAATATTCtgcattaaattaattatatccaataattatttttgttgatttgtgtatatatttcaGTCACGTTTTGGTtataaaatgaaacaaaaacaTATGTAACATACAACACAAATCCTAGCTGTAACCTCCTcttctctctgtctctctctcctctcattCGATATTACACTGTTTTCAGGCGAACTGAGGTACAATTCCCTTTTAGTATTGTCGCGATTATGATTGGATT includes:
- the LOC108200471 gene encoding probable protein phosphatase 2C 35 — its product is MLKSWRARFTVFTKNCVYCCCSRCTSNSDGHPSSSDGRASDDKDSPYHGQGKHIIVDRSVEPVPVPSHNFELDYTVLTQRGYYPDMLNKENQDTFCVRTCMQGDPNVHFFGVFDGHGQTGGQCADFVKRRLVENLLKESTLVDDPVKAYNAAFLATNDELHDSEIDDSMSGTTAITVLVVGDMLYVANVGDSRAVIAVKKGNQLVAEDLSCDQTPFRKDECERVKLEGARVLSVDQVEGLKDPTVQTWGDEETEGSDPPRLWVQNAMYPGTAFTRSVGDSLAEKIGVFAVPEIKTVKLTPDHPFFVVASDGVFEFLSSQTVVDMVDRNRQDACYTIARESYKLWLQHENRTDDVTLIIVHVEGLSNV